A region of the Pseudarthrobacter oxydans genome:
GTCGGGTTGGGCGACGACGGTGCTGGCGATGAAGGCCAGGCCCATGAGGACAACGATGACCAGCAGGGCCTTTTCGACGATGCCGTAAACGTTTTTGAGGGCCAGGACGAGGCCGACGGCAACGGTGCAGACAATGGTCCAGAGGACCGGGGACCCGCCGAAGACCAGGGACAGGCCGAGGCCGGATCCGACGGCGTTGCCGACGGAGAACATCAGCGTGATGCCAAAAACGCCGAAGCCCGCAAGGATTCCAACCCATTTGCCCAGGTGTTCTTTGATGGAGGTAATCAGGGACGTGGGTGTTGCGATGCCGAGCCGTACGCTCATGTCGGTGAAGAAGATCATCAGGATGGTGGAGACGGCGATGACCCACACGAGACTGTAGTCGAAGCGGCTGCCTGCCTGGACGGCGGTGGTGAGGTTGCCGGGGCCGAATTGCCAGGCTCCGACGACGAAGGCGGGGCCCATAAGGGCGAGGTAGCCCAGGAATGTACGGGGCTTCTTTGTGGTGCCTTGGGCCGGGTTTCCTTGCTTGGTTGCCATCTTTTCTTCCCTGGTTATGGGGCTGGTGATGGTCTTATTCTGCTCGCGCATCGGCGAGTCCTCCTTTTACAGCGACGTTGCTGGGGGTCGTCATCGACCGGGATGGAGAGTTTGAGGCTTGGAACGGGTGGCGGGCCCGCAGGCCCGCCACCCGGAAGGATCCGGGGCGAGTGGATCAGACGCTCGCGGTGACACTGCCCAGGTTCGCGGATTTGAGGGCCAGTGCGATTTCGTCGCCTGCGCCTTCGGCCAAGGGAAGCAGCGGCGGGCGGACGGTTGCGTGCTCGAGGATGCCGCGGGCGACGAGGCCCTCCTTGAGGGCGACGGTGCCTTCCATGTGGGAGCCTCGGTGGTAGACGTTCTTAGTCACGGGCAGCAGGCGGTCATGGATCGCGCGGGCTGCAGCATAGTCCTTGGCCTTACCGGCGGCGATGAGTTCCACCAGCGGCTCCGGGGCGAGTCCGCCGTAGCCGACCAGTGCCCCGTCGACGTCGAACATGGTGTGGAGCAGGTATTCATCATGGCAGGTGAGGATCTGCAGGTCTGGATAGTTCGCGCGCAGGACGGGGATCTCGGTGTCCCAGCGCTTCATGTTGCGGACGCCGTTCTTGGTGGCAAACACGCCTTCCTGGCCGGCGATCTCGAGCTGGGTTTCCAGGTCATAGGTGGCCTTGGTGGCATCCGGGTACTGGAAGAGGATCAGTGGCAGGCCGGAGGTTTCGTAGATTTCCTTGTAGCGGGTCTGCGGGGCGCCCTTCTGGTAGCCGAAGCGGAGCCATCCGTGGGACGGATAGACGAGGCCGGCCTCGGCGCCGGCTTCAACGGCACGCTTGGCTTCCAGGGCAGCGACGGTGTTACCTTCACCGGTAATGCCGGCGATGATCGGGATTTCGCCATTCACGGCGCTCTTGAACTCACGGATGACGAGCGCCTGCTCGTCCTGGGTGAGGAACGTTCCTTCCCCCGCGTGGCCCAGGACCACCAGGCCCTTGACGCCCTCGATGCTGGCCAGCCAGCCGCCGAGCCGGTGGATCGCGTCGACGTCGACGCTGCCGTCGCGGTTGAACGGGGTTACGGGTGCGGGGACCAGCCCACGGAGATCGATGGTCATTTGAGCTACCTCTGTCTTCTTTGATGGTCGGCAGTCCCGCTATGATGAGAACGTTTGCGGGAACGTTTTCAATATTGCAACGTGTTCCACCTCACTGTCAAGAGAAGGTTTGCAAAAAGGAGGAATAGAGTGTCTGGTACGCCCCTTTTGAAGAGGAGAACCGCCATG
Encoded here:
- a CDS encoding dihydrodipicolinate synthase family protein, with amino-acid sequence MTIDLRGLVPAPVTPFNRDGSVDVDAIHRLGGWLASIEGVKGLVVLGHAGEGTFLTQDEQALVIREFKSAVNGEIPIIAGITGEGNTVAALEAKRAVEAGAEAGLVYPSHGWLRFGYQKGAPQTRYKEIYETSGLPLILFQYPDATKATYDLETQLEIAGQEGVFATKNGVRNMKRWDTEIPVLRANYPDLQILTCHDEYLLHTMFDVDGALVGYGGLAPEPLVELIAAGKAKDYAAARAIHDRLLPVTKNVYHRGSHMEGTVALKEGLVARGILEHATVRPPLLPLAEGAGDEIALALKSANLGSVTASV